The following proteins are co-located in the Chromatiales bacterium genome:
- the cas9 gene encoding type II CRISPR RNA-guided endonuclease Cas9 (Cas9, originally named Csn1, is the large, multifunctional signature protein of type II CRISPR/Cas systems. It is well known even to general audiences because its RNA-guided endonuclease activity has made it a popular tool for custom editing of eukaryotic genomes.): MGLDLGTNSIGWALLSLDGDGKPAGYLDGGVRIFPRAVEDKTPTPKNAKRRGKRLARRLIERRARRRQRLENFLIKKDLLPEAVRDSAQREKVLNTLGDPYQLRAKALDDDLAKHELGRILLHLAQRRGFQSNRKTLLKELIDDPDAADLIEELDQDEKGDLDAEESAFKHSIAQLAQAIHRANKRTLGEYLASLDGDTCRRNRKHVPEDLRTSRQMYREEFALIRERQAAPFAEVLSDADWDQIEHIIFYQRPLRFRADRLGKCEFEPKYNRAHRARLEFQRFRYLQDINNLQYFEGHVGGYLRLSDEQRSKLINALEHAPELSWAKARKAVGLDRTQKFNLENSEVKKLSGNRTACAIRRVIGEAWDHMPPGQQSLLVDDLITIKNKKTLKNRLVNHWQFPTTDAVRLAVLELEADHGSLSLKAMRRILPHLEAGKIYTDALQAAGYRMRAQKVAQDDIVDYLATPPETRNPVVNKALHELRKLVNAIIRRHGKPAAIRLEMARELKMNRRQLAAYNKQQAANTKANDEAREHFQAIHAGQRAKRDDQIKYRLWKDQDGCCAYSGRPISKTELFSDAVEMDHILPYSQSLDDSYINKVICLAGENRSKGNRTPWQAFSGDAQRWEQIVQRSKSWADKGRALKAKADRMLRQGDLEGLDDFINSQLTDTRYISRVALGYLKPLGTDVSVVKGQITAWLRHIWGLHQILGSADEKNRTDHRHHLIDAAVVALTDRRLYHGMAKLAQRADVHGPDDIHIDPPWASFAQDTDALVKKTIVSHVPAWRLRGALHEDTASGVLVEKDGKVHTVYRKLLDGSIKKKDIDAIIDPTVQQAVRAHLDKHQGDSKAAFTPDNPVLHPNGSRIRRVRVKRASFRNLDALAEEQLPVRDKNERPFRYMVYGNTHHVEVFRDIQSPRIKTRFVTMLEAAQRARQVNGVKQPILDTHLDDKHAYVTALAINDMVKLKDGRVYRIQKLEKDSGRATLRLHSDATTESGDRVVRKSISALLNEMGLEKLAINRMGHIMP; this comes from the coding sequence ATGGGCCTGGATCTTGGCACCAACTCCATAGGCTGGGCGCTGTTATCGCTGGACGGCGACGGCAAACCTGCTGGATACCTAGACGGCGGGGTTCGCATTTTCCCTCGTGCCGTGGAGGATAAAACCCCGACACCCAAGAACGCAAAGCGGCGCGGCAAGCGACTGGCGCGGCGCTTGATCGAGCGTCGTGCGCGCCGTCGTCAGCGGCTGGAGAACTTCCTCATCAAGAAGGACTTGTTGCCGGAAGCCGTTCGCGATTCCGCCCAAAGGGAGAAGGTGCTCAACACATTGGGGGATCCCTACCAACTACGGGCCAAGGCGCTTGATGACGACTTGGCCAAGCATGAACTAGGCCGGATTTTGTTGCATCTAGCGCAGAGGCGTGGGTTTCAGAGCAACCGAAAGACGCTACTCAAGGAATTGATCGACGATCCGGACGCCGCCGATCTGATCGAAGAGTTGGACCAGGACGAAAAGGGCGACCTCGATGCTGAAGAAAGCGCCTTCAAGCATTCGATTGCCCAGCTGGCCCAGGCCATCCACCGGGCCAACAAGCGGACTCTCGGTGAGTATCTGGCTTCCCTGGATGGTGATACCTGCCGACGCAACCGCAAACACGTCCCCGAGGACCTGCGCACCTCACGGCAGATGTACCGGGAAGAGTTCGCCCTTATCCGGGAACGCCAAGCGGCGCCATTCGCCGAGGTATTGAGCGACGCGGATTGGGACCAGATCGAACACATCATTTTCTACCAACGCCCGCTGCGCTTCCGGGCCGACCGGCTCGGCAAGTGCGAGTTCGAGCCGAAATACAACCGGGCGCACCGCGCCCGGCTCGAGTTCCAGCGTTTTCGCTATCTGCAAGACATCAACAACCTGCAATATTTTGAGGGCCATGTCGGCGGCTATCTGCGGCTGTCCGATGAACAGCGCAGCAAGCTGATCAACGCATTAGAACATGCGCCGGAACTGAGTTGGGCCAAGGCAAGAAAGGCGGTAGGGCTGGACCGCACCCAGAAGTTCAATCTGGAGAACAGCGAGGTCAAGAAGCTGTCTGGTAATCGCACCGCCTGCGCCATCCGCAGGGTGATCGGCGAGGCCTGGGATCACATGCCCCCGGGGCAGCAGTCCCTGCTCGTCGACGATCTGATCACCATAAAGAACAAAAAGACCCTCAAGAACAGGCTCGTCAACCATTGGCAGTTCCCCACCACCGACGCGGTGCGCCTCGCTGTACTGGAACTGGAAGCCGACCACGGCAGTTTGTCCCTCAAGGCGATGCGGCGCATCCTGCCGCATCTAGAGGCGGGGAAAATCTATACCGATGCGCTCCAGGCGGCGGGCTATCGCATGCGGGCACAAAAGGTGGCGCAAGACGATATCGTCGACTATCTCGCCACGCCACCGGAAACCCGCAACCCAGTGGTCAACAAGGCGCTGCATGAATTGCGCAAGCTGGTCAACGCTATCATACGCCGGCACGGCAAACCGGCGGCCATTCGTCTGGAAATGGCTCGTGAGCTGAAGATGAACCGCAGGCAGCTCGCCGCCTACAACAAACAACAAGCCGCCAATACCAAGGCCAACGACGAGGCTCGGGAGCACTTCCAGGCCATCCATGCCGGCCAACGCGCCAAGCGGGACGATCAGATCAAGTACCGCCTGTGGAAAGATCAGGACGGCTGTTGCGCCTACTCGGGCAGGCCTATTAGCAAGACCGAGCTCTTCAGCGATGCGGTGGAGATGGATCACATCCTGCCGTACAGCCAGTCACTGGACGACTCCTACATCAACAAAGTGATCTGTCTGGCCGGTGAGAACCGCAGCAAGGGCAATCGCACCCCCTGGCAGGCCTTCTCCGGCGACGCACAACGCTGGGAGCAGATCGTGCAGCGCAGCAAGTCCTGGGCGGATAAGGGGCGCGCCCTCAAGGCCAAGGCCGACCGCATGCTGCGACAAGGGGATCTGGAGGGCCTGGACGATTTCATCAACAGCCAGCTCACCGATACCCGCTACATCAGCCGGGTGGCGCTGGGCTATCTGAAACCACTGGGCACCGACGTGTCCGTGGTGAAGGGTCAGATCACCGCCTGGCTGCGGCATATCTGGGGCCTGCATCAAATCCTGGGCAGCGCCGACGAGAAGAACCGCACCGATCACCGCCACCATCTGATCGACGCGGCGGTGGTGGCCCTGACGGACCGGCGCCTCTACCACGGCATGGCGAAACTGGCGCAGCGGGCCGATGTGCATGGCCCCGACGATATCCATATCGACCCGCCGTGGGCCAGCTTTGCACAGGATACCGATGCATTGGTGAAAAAGACCATCGTGTCCCACGTGCCAGCCTGGCGCCTACGGGGCGCGCTGCACGAGGACACCGCCTCCGGGGTGCTGGTGGAGAAGGACGGCAAGGTCCATACCGTGTACCGCAAGTTGCTCGACGGCAGCATCAAGAAAAAGGACATCGACGCTATCATCGACCCGACCGTGCAACAGGCAGTACGCGCCCATCTGGACAAACATCAGGGTGACAGCAAGGCAGCGTTCACTCCGGACAATCCGGTGTTACACCCCAATGGCTCTCGCATACGGCGCGTCAGGGTAAAGCGGGCCAGCTTCCGCAACCTGGATGCCCTGGCGGAGGAGCAGTTGCCGGTGCGCGACAAAAACGAACGGCCCTTCCGCTACATGGTTTACGGCAACACCCATCACGTGGAGGTTTTCCGTGACATACAAAGCCCGCGCATCAAAACCCGCTTCGTCACCATGCTGGAGGCGGCGCAGCGGGCGCGGCAGGTCAATGGCGTGAAACAGCCGATTCTGGACACCCACCTGGACGATAAACATGCCTACGTCACCGCCTTGGCTATAAATGATATGGTGAAACTCAAGGATGGCAGGGTTTATCGCATCCAGAAACTGGAGAAGGACTCTGGGCGCGCCACACTACGATTACATTCTGACGCCACGACGGAAAGCGGTGATAGGGTTGTGCGCAAGTCAATTAGCGCACTACTCAATGAAATGGGCCTAGAGAAACTCGCAATCAATCGCATGGGGCATATCATGCCGTGA